A window from Aliamphritea hakodatensis encodes these proteins:
- a CDS encoding formimidoylglutamate deiminase, with protein sequence MSHQRFFAPLALLPDGWQENVLIEISQGLITRVAANQPQPADASLLNGPVLPTMANLHSHAFQRIMAGLSEVSLDPDDNFWSWRDTMYKLVARLTPDDVEIIATELYIDMLKAGYGQVVEFNYLHHAPGGQPYADPAEMNLRLLQAADTTGLGITLAPVLYSYGGFAEQPCNEAQQRFRHSTGEYLRLLENLSRQTASAPLTRQLALCFHSIRAVTAEQINRVLGAQQQPLPVHIHIAEQQKEVRDCLDHYGQRPVEWLFSNTDVTPDWCLIHATHLDPAEISQLARSGAVAGLCPTTEANLGDGIFPAQSFFAEQGRIGIGSDSHVGLSVAEELRLLEYGQRLQARQRNRLYTSEQPAVGDYLFSACLAGGAQAAGIESGLRPGARADFMTLDNGLAEIAGAQPAQLLNRWIFACRENPVKDVYIAGQQRIFAGQHPLQQRSRENYIALQRRLQL encoded by the coding sequence ATGTCTCACCAAAGGTTCTTTGCCCCTCTGGCCCTGCTGCCTGACGGCTGGCAGGAAAACGTTCTTATAGAAATCAGCCAGGGCCTGATTACCCGGGTGGCAGCAAATCAGCCCCAGCCAGCAGACGCCTCCCTGTTAAACGGCCCGGTATTACCGACCATGGCCAACCTCCACTCCCATGCTTTTCAGCGGATTATGGCCGGCCTGAGTGAGGTCAGTCTGGACCCGGATGATAATTTCTGGAGCTGGCGGGACACTATGTACAAGCTGGTTGCCCGGCTCACCCCGGATGATGTGGAAATCATTGCCACCGAGCTGTACATCGATATGCTCAAAGCTGGCTACGGGCAGGTAGTGGAATTTAACTATCTGCACCACGCGCCCGGCGGGCAACCGTATGCTGATCCGGCAGAAATGAATCTTCGCCTGCTACAGGCTGCAGACACAACCGGGCTTGGCATTACGCTGGCCCCGGTCCTCTACAGCTACGGCGGGTTCGCAGAGCAGCCCTGCAACGAGGCGCAACAACGCTTCCGGCACTCAACCGGTGAATATCTGAGATTGCTGGAAAACCTGTCCCGGCAAACAGCCTCTGCGCCCCTGACCCGGCAGCTGGCCCTGTGTTTCCACTCAATCCGGGCGGTTACCGCAGAACAGATCAACCGGGTACTCGGTGCACAGCAGCAACCTTTACCGGTACATATCCACATCGCCGAACAGCAAAAAGAGGTCCGGGACTGCCTGGATCATTATGGCCAGCGACCGGTGGAATGGCTGTTCAGCAACACGGACGTCACACCGGACTGGTGTCTGATTCATGCAACGCACCTGGACCCTGCCGAGATCAGCCAGCTGGCCCGCTCCGGCGCCGTTGCCGGCCTGTGCCCGACCACGGAAGCTAATCTGGGGGACGGTATATTTCCCGCCCAGAGCTTTTTCGCAGAACAGGGACGCATCGGCATCGGCTCAGACAGCCACGTGGGTTTATCGGTAGCAGAGGAGTTGCGCCTGCTGGAATACGGACAACGGCTTCAGGCGCGGCAGCGTAACCGGCTGTACACTTCTGAACAGCCCGCTGTCGGAGACTATCTGTTCAGCGCCTGTCTGGCAGGCGGCGCTCAGGCTGCAGGTATAGAAAGCGGCTTGCGTCCCGGTGCCCGGGCGGATTTCATGACGCTGGACAACGGACTGGCAGAAATCGCCGGCGCGCAACCGGCACAGTTACTGAACCGCTGGATTTTCGCCTGCCGGGAAAACCCGGTGAAAGATGTCTATATCGCCGGACAGCAAAGAATTTTTGCCGGACAACACCCCTTACAGCAACGCAGTCGCGAAAATTACATCGCCCTGCAGCGACGCCTGCAGCTCTGA
- the hutC gene encoding histidine utilization repressor — protein sequence MRQQSQHLADELKTSLTEGNGPLYEQLKQAIASRVRDGSWAALQRVPSEAELVKALEVSRMTANRALRELTTEGILQRQQGVGTFVAEKKLPSALSEIHDIAEEIASRGNQHRAEVLCLERAQASQQEATGLGVRTRHPVFRSLLLHFENQLPIQLESRVINAELAPEYLQQDFTAITPSAYLSRIAPLTEGEHLVEAVLATAEQAVWLQMDVAEPCLQIQRRTWSRGELVASARLLSPGSRFQLFGHFGRST from the coding sequence ATGCGCCAGCAGTCTCAACATTTAGCCGATGAACTGAAAACAAGCCTGACAGAAGGGAACGGTCCCTTGTATGAACAACTGAAGCAGGCAATTGCCAGCCGGGTACGGGACGGTAGCTGGGCAGCATTACAGCGGGTACCTTCTGAAGCCGAGCTGGTGAAAGCGCTTGAAGTCAGCAGAATGACGGCAAACCGGGCGTTAAGGGAGCTGACGACGGAAGGCATTCTGCAGCGCCAGCAGGGGGTAGGCACCTTTGTTGCAGAAAAGAAGCTGCCGTCCGCTTTATCGGAAATTCATGATATTGCAGAAGAAATAGCCAGTCGGGGTAATCAGCACCGGGCTGAAGTGCTGTGTCTGGAGCGGGCGCAGGCTTCGCAACAGGAAGCAACCGGGTTAGGCGTGCGTACCCGGCACCCGGTATTCCGTTCTCTGTTACTGCACTTTGAAAATCAGCTGCCGATCCAGCTTGAATCCCGGGTGATTAATGCCGAGCTGGCACCGGAATACCTTCAACAGGATTTTACGGCCATCACACCATCGGCGTATCTGAGCCGGATTGCCCCTTTAACGGAAGGTGAGCATTTGGTGGAAGCGGTGCTGGCGACCGCTGAGCAGGCAGTATGGCTGCAGATGGATGTGGCTGAGCCCTGCCTGCAGATTCAGCGCCGCACCTGGTCCCGTGGGGAGCTGGTGGCCAGTGCCCGGCTGCTGTCTCCGGGGAGTCGCTTCCAGTTATTTGGCCATTTCGGACGCAGCACCTGA
- the hutU gene encoding urocanate hydratase, with amino-acid sequence MTTLNRIREGDIIAPTGSRLNAKSWLTEAPLRMLMNNLHPDVAENPHELVVYGGIGRAARDWESYDKLVATLKELEANETLLVQSGKPVGVFKTHENAPRVLIANSNLVPHWANWEHFNELDARGLAMYGQMTAGSWIYIGSQGIVQGTYETFVEAGRQHYDGDLRGRWILTAGLGGMGGAQPLAASLAGACSLTIECQQSRIDFRLRTRYLDEQATDLDDALARIKAHCAAGRAVSVGLCGNAADILPEMVKRGVRPDMVTDQTSAHDPLNGYLPQGMSWEEYRRRADTEPAEITRLAKQSMAVQVSAMLAFQQQGIPTFDYGNNIRQMALEEGVDNAFDFPGFVPAYIRPLFCRGIGPFRWAALSGDPDDIYKTDAKVKQLIADDKLLHNWLDMARERIQFQGLPARICWVGLGQRAKLGLAFNEMVRSGELSAPVVIGRDHLDSGSVASPNRETEAMRDGSDAVSDWPLLNALLNTASGATWVSLHHGGGVGMGFSQHSGMVIVCDGTAEADERIARVLTNDPGTGVMRHADAGYSEAIACAKEQGLKLPMLD; translated from the coding sequence ATGACCACTCTTAACCGAATCCGTGAAGGGGATATTATCGCGCCGACCGGTAGCCGACTGAATGCCAAGAGCTGGCTGACAGAAGCGCCGTTACGGATGTTGATGAATAATCTGCACCCTGATGTGGCTGAAAACCCGCATGAGCTGGTGGTCTACGGAGGCATTGGCCGTGCCGCACGGGACTGGGAAAGCTATGACAAATTGGTGGCAACCCTGAAAGAGCTGGAGGCTAATGAGACGTTGCTGGTGCAGTCTGGTAAGCCGGTTGGGGTATTCAAAACCCATGAAAATGCCCCCCGGGTGCTGATCGCCAATTCAAATCTGGTACCACACTGGGCTAACTGGGAACACTTTAATGAACTGGATGCCCGCGGGCTGGCAATGTATGGCCAGATGACCGCCGGTTCCTGGATCTATATCGGCAGTCAGGGCATCGTACAGGGGACATACGAAACCTTTGTGGAAGCCGGGCGTCAGCATTACGACGGCGATCTGCGTGGCCGCTGGATTCTGACCGCCGGGCTTGGCGGGATGGGCGGTGCTCAGCCGCTGGCGGCTTCACTGGCCGGTGCCTGTTCGCTGACCATTGAGTGTCAGCAAAGCCGGATCGACTTCCGCCTGCGGACCCGTTATCTGGATGAACAGGCAACGGATCTGGATGATGCGCTGGCCCGGATTAAAGCACATTGTGCTGCGGGGCGTGCTGTGTCGGTCGGCCTGTGTGGCAATGCCGCTGACATTCTTCCGGAAATGGTTAAACGGGGCGTACGCCCTGATATGGTTACCGATCAGACCTCGGCCCATGATCCGCTGAACGGCTATCTGCCACAGGGGATGAGCTGGGAAGAGTATCGTCGCCGGGCCGATACCGAACCGGCTGAAATTACCCGGCTGGCCAAGCAGTCTATGGCGGTTCAGGTCAGTGCCATGCTGGCGTTTCAGCAACAGGGTATTCCTACCTTTGATTATGGCAACAACATCCGCCAGATGGCCCTTGAGGAAGGTGTGGATAACGCCTTTGATTTCCCGGGATTCGTGCCCGCCTATATCCGGCCGCTGTTTTGCCGGGGCATAGGTCCGTTCCGCTGGGCGGCGCTGTCCGGCGATCCTGACGATATTTATAAAACTGACGCGAAAGTTAAGCAACTGATCGCGGACGATAAACTCCTGCATAACTGGCTGGATATGGCCCGTGAACGGATTCAGTTTCAGGGGCTACCGGCCCGTATTTGCTGGGTTGGACTGGGGCAGCGGGCAAAGCTGGGCTTAGCCTTCAATGAAATGGTGCGCAGCGGTGAGTTGTCTGCCCCGGTAGTGATTGGTCGTGATCACCTGGATTCCGGCTCGGTGGCCAGCCCTAACCGTGAAACAGAAGCCATGCGTGACGGTTCCGATGCGGTATCAGACTGGCCTTTGCTGAATGCTCTGCTGAATACCGCTTCAGGGGCAACCTGGGTATCACTGCATCACGGCGGCGGTGTTGGCATGGGCTTTTCCCAGCATTCGGGCATGGTGATTGTGTGCGACGGCACCGCAGAGGCGGACGAAAGAATTGCCCGTGTGCTGACCAATGATCCGGGCACCGGTGTGATGCGCCATGCGGATGCGGGTTATTCTGAAGCGATTGCCTGTGCGAAGGAGCAGGGGCTGAAATTGCCAATGCTGGATTAA
- a CDS encoding HAL/PAL/TAL family ammonia-lyase, translating to MQAKVIFDQRLCWQDLLAVADGATLDISEERWQRMARARSAVIDMVERGERAYGITTGLGDLCNHLLAPAELAEMSRGTILNHACGVGPVLERRQVRAIMAAAIANYSHGYSGISPDIVTALLAMLNNGVTPQVPEQGSVGYLTHMAHIALPLLGVGEVEYQGQLIPATEAFQQADIQVPEIGPKDGLSLVNGTPCMTGLACLVAADSEHLLGWSDLSAALSFEACGGQLAALGAANLALKASPQVSLVGRRLRGFLKDSRWLESRQGQRTQDALSLRSIPQIQGACRQQWQHFSELVNRELNAATDNPLILEEDGGYRVVSQANPHGESLALASDGLAPALAELTSAGERRTYRLLNPQISGLPGYLTDEGGISSGLMIVQYVSASLSAENRRHAQPVSVDNYVTSGLQEDHLSFGTSAVLRLFKQQSNLQKVLAIELMCAAQAFDFIAADHPQDKHLFSRGGQLLWQRIRQHIPHYTRERWVAKDIQQLDALLADPEVLQALEHQAGIGDTEHV from the coding sequence ATGCAGGCAAAGGTGATATTTGATCAGCGGCTGTGCTGGCAGGACCTGCTGGCCGTGGCTGATGGTGCAACGCTGGACATCAGCGAGGAACGCTGGCAACGGATGGCGCGTGCCCGCAGCGCCGTCATAGATATGGTTGAGCGCGGTGAACGGGCGTACGGTATTACGACGGGGCTGGGAGACCTTTGTAATCATCTGCTGGCACCGGCAGAGCTGGCCGAAATGTCGCGGGGGACGATTCTGAATCATGCCTGCGGTGTGGGGCCTGTTCTGGAACGGCGTCAGGTCCGGGCGATTATGGCCGCGGCCATTGCCAATTACAGTCACGGGTATTCCGGCATATCCCCGGACATTGTCACGGCACTGCTGGCAATGCTAAATAATGGCGTGACCCCGCAGGTGCCGGAGCAGGGGTCAGTCGGCTATCTGACCCATATGGCACATATCGCCCTGCCGCTGCTGGGGGTAGGCGAAGTCGAGTACCAGGGGCAGCTGATACCGGCAACCGAGGCGTTTCAGCAGGCGGACATTCAAGTACCGGAAATCGGGCCGAAAGACGGCCTGAGCCTGGTGAACGGTACCCCCTGTATGACCGGGTTAGCGTGTCTGGTGGCCGCCGACAGTGAGCATTTACTGGGTTGGTCTGATCTCAGTGCTGCACTGAGCTTTGAAGCCTGTGGCGGGCAACTGGCGGCTCTGGGAGCAGCTAATCTGGCATTAAAGGCTTCGCCGCAGGTCAGCCTTGTGGGCCGTCGTTTACGTGGTTTTCTTAAAGACAGTCGCTGGTTGGAATCCCGGCAGGGCCAGCGGACCCAGGATGCCCTCAGCCTGCGCTCCATTCCGCAGATTCAAGGCGCCTGCCGTCAGCAGTGGCAACATTTCAGTGAACTGGTTAACCGGGAACTGAACGCTGCCACGGATAATCCCCTGATTCTGGAGGAAGATGGCGGCTACCGGGTGGTTTCTCAGGCCAACCCTCACGGAGAAAGCCTTGCGCTGGCCAGCGACGGACTGGCGCCGGCACTGGCTGAACTGACCTCGGCGGGCGAGCGGCGTACTTACCGTTTACTTAATCCACAAATCAGCGGGTTGCCGGGGTATCTGACCGATGAAGGCGGGATCAGCTCCGGTTTAATGATCGTGCAGTATGTCAGTGCATCCCTGAGTGCGGAGAATCGCCGTCATGCGCAGCCAGTATCGGTGGATAACTATGTCACTTCAGGCTTGCAGGAAGATCATCTCAGCTTTGGCACCAGCGCGGTTTTAAGGTTATTTAAGCAGCAGTCAAACTTACAGAAAGTGTTGGCTATTGAGTTGATGTGCGCTGCCCAGGCCTTTGATTTTATTGCTGCCGATCACCCGCAGGACAAGCATCTGTTCAGCCGGGGTGGCCAGTTACTCTGGCAGCGTATTCGCCAGCATATTCCGCATTACACCCGGGAGCGCTGGGTGGCAAAAGATATTCAGCAATTAGATGCATTACTGGCTGATCCGGAGGTGCTTCAGGCGCTGGAGCATCAGGCAGGTATAGGAGACACTGAACATGTTTGA
- the hutH gene encoding histidine ammonia-lyase, producing MFELQLIPGSLTLTDLRQISRRRLRMGLNTAAVAAIDASTEVVNRVIEEDRTVYGINTGFGLLANTRIASEDLQTLQRSIVLSHAAGIGVLMDDATVRLMMVLKINSLARGYSGVRLTVIEALISLLNAEVFPCIPSKGSVGASGDLAPLAHMSAVLLGEGRARYKGEEISGQAALAIAGIEPLTLAPKEGLALLNGTQASTAFALEGLFHAEDLFASGVVCGALSVEAALGSRRPFDPRIHAARGQIGQIDTAAAYRSLLSDNSELGDSHVGCEKVQDPYSLRCQPQVMGACLDQIRHAAQVLVIEANGVSDNPLVCAAENDIISGGNFHAEPVAMVADNLALAIAEIGSLAERRIALLIDSGLSGLPPFLVDNGGVNSGFMIAQVTAAALASENKTLAHPASVDSLPTSANQEDHVSMATFAGRRLRDMAENTRGILAVELLSAAQGLDFRAPVKTSERLEQAKSALRARVPFYDQDRYFAEDIAQANALLAEAPHNESMPAELLPSLGQS from the coding sequence ATGTTTGAGTTACAACTGATTCCCGGCAGCCTGACGCTAACGGATTTGCGGCAGATCAGCCGCCGGCGCTTGCGGATGGGGCTCAATACTGCCGCGGTGGCGGCGATTGATGCCAGTACTGAAGTGGTTAACCGGGTAATAGAAGAAGACCGTACTGTGTACGGCATTAATACCGGTTTTGGCCTGTTGGCAAATACCCGGATTGCCAGTGAAGATCTGCAAACCCTGCAGCGCAGTATTGTACTGTCCCACGCTGCCGGTATCGGTGTGCTGATGGATGATGCCACCGTCCGGCTGATGATGGTGCTGAAGATTAACAGTCTGGCTCGGGGCTATTCCGGTGTGCGTTTGACCGTGATTGAAGCGCTGATCAGCCTGCTGAATGCCGAAGTGTTTCCCTGCATTCCCAGTAAAGGTTCGGTAGGCGCTTCAGGGGATCTCGCGCCGCTGGCGCACATGAGTGCAGTGCTGCTGGGTGAGGGCCGGGCGCGTTATAAAGGTGAAGAAATTTCCGGTCAGGCGGCACTGGCGATCGCCGGTATCGAACCGCTGACACTGGCCCCCAAAGAAGGTCTGGCATTGCTCAATGGTACGCAGGCATCCACTGCCTTTGCGCTGGAAGGATTGTTTCATGCGGAAGATCTGTTCGCGTCCGGCGTGGTGTGTGGTGCACTGTCGGTGGAAGCCGCGCTGGGCAGCCGGCGGCCGTTTGATCCGCGGATTCATGCCGCCCGTGGTCAGATTGGTCAGATCGATACAGCAGCGGCCTATCGCAGCCTGTTGAGTGATAACAGCGAGCTGGGGGATTCCCATGTGGGCTGTGAAAAAGTGCAGGATCCTTATTCCCTGCGCTGCCAGCCACAGGTAATGGGAGCCTGCCTGGATCAGATCCGGCATGCTGCGCAGGTACTGGTTATCGAGGCGAATGGCGTATCGGATAACCCCTTAGTCTGTGCCGCTGAAAATGACATTATTTCCGGCGGCAACTTCCACGCTGAACCGGTGGCGATGGTGGCGGATAATCTGGCGCTGGCCATTGCTGAGATCGGCTCGCTGGCAGAGCGGCGGATTGCCCTGCTGATAGACAGCGGTCTGTCCGGCCTGCCGCCCTTTCTGGTGGATAACGGCGGGGTGAACTCCGGCTTTATGATCGCGCAGGTAACCGCTGCGGCGCTGGCCAGTGAGAACAAAACGCTGGCGCATCCCGCATCGGTGGACAGTTTACCGACGTCTGCCAATCAGGAGGACCATGTATCCATGGCTACTTTTGCCGGCCGGCGTTTACGGGATATGGCTGAAAATACCCGGGGGATTCTTGCGGTTGAGTTACTCAGTGCCGCGCAGGGGCTGGACTTCCGGGCACCGGTAAAAACCTCCGAGCGGTTGGAACAGGCCAAGTCAGCACTACGTGCCAGAGTGCCTTTCTATGATCAGGACCGGTATTTTGCTGAGGATATCGCCCAGGCAAATGCCCTGCTTGCCGAAGCACCGCATAACGAATCTATGCCGGCAGAGCTGTTGCCTTCACTGGGACAGAGCTAA
- the hutI gene encoding imidazolonepropionase: MSSQTCQHLWHGFHAVTMVDGCYNTIEDAAIAVDDGVISWVGRYADFAGEAAQKTDLEGGWVTPGMIDCHTHIVFGANRSREFELRLQGASYEEIARAGGGIANTVKSTRQASASELQQRAESLLQDLMADGVTTLEIKSGYGLDLENEAKMLRVARRLEEHWPVEILTTCLAAHAMPPEFSDGDAYIDYLCETLLPAIAEQQLADAVDGFCEKIAFSPAQIKRYLQTAAGLGLPLKLHAEQLSALGGSKMAAELGALSVDHLEYATAEDVAAMAENDTVAVILPGAFYVLKETRQPPVQLLRDHNVPMALASDSNPGSSPVRSLRLMMNMACTLFGFTPEEALAGVTCHAARALGLDKTHGTLTPGKQADFVCWNIESPAELSYWLGGRLNKARVKRGVRRDI, encoded by the coding sequence ATGTCTAGCCAGACGTGTCAGCATTTGTGGCATGGTTTTCATGCAGTCACCATGGTTGACGGTTGTTATAACACCATTGAAGACGCCGCGATTGCGGTCGATGACGGCGTCATAAGTTGGGTAGGGCGTTATGCAGACTTTGCCGGAGAGGCCGCACAGAAAACCGACCTTGAAGGTGGCTGGGTGACTCCCGGAATGATCGACTGCCACACGCATATAGTGTTTGGCGCAAACCGCAGCCGGGAATTTGAGCTGCGCTTACAGGGCGCCAGTTACGAAGAAATTGCCCGGGCCGGTGGCGGCATAGCTAACACGGTTAAATCCACCCGACAGGCCAGTGCATCAGAGCTGCAGCAGCGTGCTGAAAGCCTGTTGCAGGACCTGATGGCGGACGGTGTGACGACCCTGGAGATTAAATCCGGTTACGGACTGGATCTGGAAAACGAAGCCAAAATGCTGCGGGTGGCCAGACGTCTGGAGGAACACTGGCCGGTCGAAATACTGACGACCTGTCTGGCGGCCCATGCAATGCCACCGGAATTCAGTGATGGGGATGCGTACATTGATTACCTGTGCGAAACCCTGTTACCGGCAATAGCCGAACAGCAACTGGCAGATGCGGTGGATGGTTTCTGTGAAAAAATTGCCTTTTCGCCGGCACAGATTAAACGTTATCTGCAAACCGCTGCCGGGCTGGGCTTGCCCCTGAAACTGCACGCGGAGCAGTTATCGGCCCTGGGGGGCAGCAAAATGGCTGCAGAACTGGGCGCGTTGTCAGTGGATCATCTGGAATATGCTACCGCGGAAGATGTTGCGGCAATGGCGGAAAATGACACCGTGGCCGTGATTCTGCCCGGTGCATTTTATGTGCTGAAGGAAACCCGGCAACCGCCGGTGCAGTTGTTAAGGGATCATAATGTGCCGATGGCACTGGCCAGTGACAGCAATCCGGGATCATCGCCGGTACGCTCGTTACGGCTGATGATGAATATGGCCTGCACCCTGTTCGGCTTTACACCGGAAGAAGCGCTGGCAGGCGTGACATGTCACGCTGCCCGGGCGCTGGGGCTGGATAAAACCCACGGTACGCTAACACCGGGTAAGCAGGCTGATTTCGTCTGCTGGAACATAGAATCACCTGCTGAGCTAAGCTATTGGTTAGGGGGACGCCTTAACAAAGCCAGAGTGAAGCGAGGTGTACGCCGTGATATCTGA
- the hutG gene encoding N-formylglutamate deformylase, giving the protein MISDPFEFTPGTTPLLVSMPHSGLQLTDAVASGLTASALQLADTDWFIPELYSFLSELGVGVIRANYSRYVLDLNRSLDDKPLYTGKVTGLFPAISFTDDSLFLPGQEPDEDERERYKQQIWRPYHQQIRNELDRLKAVHGNAMLFDAHSIAPRVPMLFDGRLPDFNFGSNSGASCRFGLTAQLEALACADGRFTCVTDGRFKGGFITRHFGQPAEGIESLQLELSQGTYLADDAFTAKRFDAYQIDPKKLCHVQPLLRQITQHLLDALQH; this is encoded by the coding sequence GTGATATCTGATCCGTTTGAGTTTACGCCGGGGACAACACCGCTGTTGGTCAGCATGCCGCATTCAGGATTACAACTGACCGATGCCGTCGCCAGTGGGCTGACCGCATCGGCCCTGCAACTGGCCGATACCGACTGGTTTATCCCTGAACTGTACAGTTTTCTGAGTGAGTTGGGGGTGGGGGTAATCCGTGCGAATTATTCCCGCTATGTGCTTGATCTGAACCGTTCGCTGGATGACAAGCCTTTGTATACGGGCAAGGTGACGGGGCTGTTTCCGGCCATCAGCTTTACCGATGACAGCCTGTTTTTACCCGGACAGGAACCGGATGAAGATGAACGGGAGCGCTACAAGCAGCAGATCTGGCGGCCTTATCATCAGCAGATCCGTAACGAGCTGGACCGACTGAAGGCAGTGCATGGCAACGCGATGCTGTTTGATGCGCACAGTATTGCACCACGGGTGCCGATGCTGTTCGATGGCCGTTTGCCGGATTTCAATTTTGGTAGCAACAGCGGTGCCAGTTGCCGGTTTGGCTTAACGGCGCAGTTGGAGGCACTGGCCTGTGCTGATGGCCGGTTTACCTGTGTAACCGATGGCCGCTTTAAAGGCGGCTTTATCACCCGTCATTTCGGTCAGCCGGCTGAAGGTATTGAGAGCCTGCAACTGGAACTGTCACAGGGTACTTATCTGGCGGATGATGCCTTCACTGCCAAGCGTTTTGATGCCTATCAGATCGACCCTAAAAAACTGTGCCATGTGCAGCCGCTGTTGCGGCAGATTACCCAGCACTTACTGGATGCCCTGCAGCATTAG
- a CDS encoding helix-turn-helix domain-containing protein: MDKREIAPVFRERLKDLLAQSGLNPSEFARQCQLDRSAMSQFLDPANLRLPRAEALMRIAAAQGVSIDWLLGVTGASDASLQVSSSAEIELIPDQAQHSPLTQWRAEINGGKTRYVPAYLPDMLSLPELVNHELEPHRASARYNFGEDLLKTVQERGNDLEICMPVQALHELAQGQGIWQNIPRPLRLAQFDYMARLIDEHYPTLRVHFYDRLKHYSAPLTVFGNQRAAIYLGGTYLMVTGSEQISGLSRHFDHLVRVADILPHQASQLCLEIKQTV; this comes from the coding sequence ATGGATAAACGGGAAATTGCCCCTGTGTTTCGTGAGCGTCTGAAAGATTTGCTGGCACAGTCCGGCCTTAACCCGAGCGAGTTTGCCCGCCAGTGCCAGCTGGACCGCTCGGCCATGAGCCAGTTTCTTGATCCGGCGAACCTGCGCCTGCCCCGTGCCGAAGCACTGATGCGCATCGCCGCCGCCCAGGGTGTGTCAATCGACTGGCTGCTAGGTGTGACCGGTGCCAGCGATGCCAGCCTGCAGGTATCCAGCAGTGCTGAAATTGAACTGATACCGGATCAGGCCCAGCATTCCCCCCTCACCCAGTGGCGGGCAGAAATTAACGGCGGCAAAACCCGCTATGTGCCGGCTTATCTGCCGGACATGCTCAGCCTGCCGGAGCTGGTCAATCATGAGCTGGAGCCTCACAGAGCCTCAGCCCGGTACAACTTCGGGGAAGATTTACTGAAAACCGTTCAGGAACGGGGTAATGATCTGGAAATATGTATGCCAGTACAGGCCCTTCATGAACTGGCACAGGGTCAGGGCATCTGGCAGAACATTCCCAGGCCGTTACGGCTCGCCCAGTTTGATTACATGGCCCGGCTCATTGATGAACACTATCCGACCCTGCGGGTACATTTTTATGACCGGCTGAAACACTATTCCGCGCCATTAACCGTATTCGGCAACCAGCGGGCAGCGATTTATCTGGGCGGTACCTATCTGATGGTCACCGGCAGTGAGCAAATCAGCGGGCTGTCCAGACACTTCGATCATCTGGTGAGAGTTGCCGACATACTGCCCCATCAGGCCAGCCAGCTGTGTCTCGAAATTAAACAAACCGTCTAA
- a CDS encoding fatty acid desaturase, translating to MPAKCRFRIEWPTLLLIIACYGSWWLAMSAVQWSALVWLSLPVVLALQSSLQHEVLHNHPTGWRWLNELLVFLPIGIFLPYERFRDSHLIHHQDENLTDPYDDPESHYVDPQRWQAMPTAVRDIYNFNNSLLGRMLIGPALSMWLFYRSDLRAVMSGDWPVIRAYLMHLLGLLPVLWWLAEVAQVSLWIYLLCAYGGLSILKIRTFLEHRAHFAVAARTVVVEDRGALAFLFLNNNFHAVHHQCPGVAWYRLPALYREQREQFLADNQQYRYDNYRQVFKEYFLQAKEPVSHPQMPVTQDTPVQQNSGEVVG from the coding sequence ATGCCTGCCAAATGCAGATTCCGGATTGAGTGGCCAACTTTATTGCTGATAATTGCCTGTTACGGCAGTTGGTGGCTGGCAATGTCAGCGGTGCAGTGGAGTGCTCTTGTATGGCTGAGTTTACCGGTGGTTCTGGCATTGCAATCTTCGTTACAGCATGAAGTGTTACATAATCATCCTACCGGCTGGCGCTGGCTGAATGAGCTGCTGGTCTTCCTGCCAATCGGTATTTTTCTGCCTTATGAGCGCTTCCGGGACAGCCATCTTATTCACCATCAGGATGAAAATCTGACGGACCCCTACGATGATCCGGAGTCGCATTATGTTGATCCGCAACGGTGGCAGGCGATGCCGACGGCCGTCAGGGATATTTACAATTTTAATAACAGTTTGCTGGGGCGGATGCTGATTGGTCCGGCGTTGTCTATGTGGCTGTTCTACCGGAGTGATCTGCGGGCGGTGATGTCCGGTGACTGGCCGGTGATCCGCGCGTATCTGATGCATCTGCTGGGGTTGCTCCCGGTGCTGTGGTGGCTGGCTGAAGTGGCGCAGGTGAGTCTCTGGATATATTTACTGTGTGCCTACGGGGGGTTGTCGATTCTCAAGATTCGTACCTTTCTGGAACACCGGGCACACTTTGCGGTGGCGGCCCGTACCGTAGTGGTTGAAGACCGGGGGGCGCTGGCCTTTCTGTTTCTGAACAATAATTTTCACGCCGTGCATCACCAGTGTCCCGGTGTGGCCTGGTACCGTTTGCCGGCGCTGTACCGGGAACAGCGTGAACAGTTTCTGGCGGATAACCAGCAGTACCGGTATGACAATTATCGTCAGGTGTTTAAAGAATATTTCTTGCAGGCTAAAGAGCCGGTATCCCATCCGCAGATGCCGGTTACGCAGGATACTCCGGTTCAGCAGAATTCCGGCGAGGTGGTCGGATGA